The following proteins come from a genomic window of Proteiniphilum propionicum:
- the xseB gene encoding exodeoxyribonuclease VII small subunit, with the protein MEKLTYTQAKKELETIVLAIESGELDVDALTDKVKRASELIAFCKEKLTRTDKELQKILDDIE; encoded by the coding sequence ATGGAGAAATTGACTTATACTCAGGCCAAAAAAGAACTCGAGACAATTGTCTTGGCCATTGAATCGGGAGAGTTGGATGTGGATGCCCTCACCGATAAGGTGAAAAGGGCGTCGGAACTGATTGCTTTTTGTAAGGAAAAGCTGACCAGGACAGATAAGGAACTGCAAAAAATATTGGATGATATCGAATGA
- a CDS encoding Lrp/AsnC family transcriptional regulator: MEKIDKLDRQILEIISQNARIPFRDVAEQCGVSRAAIHQRVQRMIENGVITGSGYHVNPKVLGYASSAYIGVKLEKGSMYKNVIPEFDKIPEVTECHFTTGPYTLLVKLYARDNEHLMDLLNNRIQEIPGVVATETMISLSQGVKREIPIMKGSAKE; the protein is encoded by the coding sequence ATGGAAAAAATTGACAAGCTAGACAGACAAATACTGGAGATTATTTCACAAAACGCCCGAATTCCATTCAGAGATGTAGCTGAACAATGCGGGGTCTCGCGTGCAGCAATACATCAGCGGGTTCAGCGAATGATAGAAAACGGCGTCATCACCGGGTCGGGATATCATGTAAACCCTAAAGTGCTTGGATATGCATCGAGTGCATATATCGGGGTGAAACTGGAAAAAGGCTCTATGTACAAAAACGTTATCCCCGAGTTTGACAAGATTCCCGAGGTTACGGAGTGTCATTTCACCACGGGGCCATATACCCTGCTTGTAAAGCTCTATGCCCGCGATAACGAACATCTGATGGATTTACTGAATAACCGTATTCAGGAGATTCCCGGCGTGGTGGCAACAGAGACCATGATTTCGTTGAGCCAGGGTGTAAAACGCGAGATCCCTATTATGAAGGGAAGTGCAAAAGAGTAG
- a CDS encoding 2-C-methyl-D-erythritol 4-phosphate cytidylyltransferase, with amino-acid sequence MTPEKKYSVIIVAGGKGIRAGGELPKQFILIGGKPVLMHSIQAFHDYSDKMRIVVVLPDGFQALWKELCNKYQFIVPHILTTGGDTRFHSVKKGLKFISEDETVGVHDAARPFITPGLIRRCFDASCRYSCGVVPVVDEVNSVRVLSEKGSRIFDRKLLKIVQTPQVFPAQVLKKAYETSFDPAFTDDASVAEKYGLKIMLTDGEESNIKITTPFDIVIAEHYLNYLAKR; translated from the coding sequence ATGACCCCTGAAAAGAAGTATAGTGTGATCATTGTAGCCGGCGGAAAGGGGATTCGTGCCGGTGGAGAGCTGCCTAAACAGTTCATTTTGATAGGAGGAAAACCGGTTTTGATGCATTCCATACAGGCTTTTCATGATTACAGCGACAAGATGCGTATTGTGGTTGTTCTTCCAGATGGATTCCAAGCTCTATGGAAAGAGCTTTGTAACAAGTATCAGTTTATAGTGCCTCATATCTTAACCACTGGTGGGGATACAAGGTTTCACTCAGTAAAAAAAGGATTAAAATTTATTTCGGAGGATGAGACTGTAGGTGTGCATGATGCAGCCCGCCCTTTTATAACGCCTGGACTAATCAGACGTTGTTTCGATGCGTCCTGCCGATACAGTTGCGGGGTTGTTCCCGTAGTGGATGAGGTGAACAGTGTTCGTGTACTTTCAGAAAAAGGAAGCCGTATCTTCGACCGGAAGCTGCTCAAAATAGTGCAAACTCCTCAGGTGTTCCCGGCACAAGTGTTGAAAAAAGCATACGAAACTAGTTTTGACCCAGCCTTTACCGACGATGCATCCGTAGCCGAAAAATATGGACTGAAAATTATGCTGACTGATGGGGAAGAGTCCAATATAAAAATTACCACTCCTTTCGATATAGTGATAGCTGAGCATTATCTAAATTATTTGGCAAAACGATAG